The following nucleotide sequence is from Apium graveolens cultivar Ventura chromosome 4, ASM990537v1, whole genome shotgun sequence.
taatttttattaaatattttatcaCGTACATGTGTAAAATAACATATCCACCTTATCTCCTAATTTTGGTCATTCTAATTAAACACGCTCTAGGCCTGTAGTTATACAATTAGTGGGAGTTGCTTTACAGCTGCTTCGTTCAGAACAAATTAAATTAGGAGCAAAGTTGAACAATGTACGACAGAATAAGATTggatttatatataaataaattaatataaattaactACTCCTCATTAAGCCATATTGTTTGAAAATAAACTTGGGGAGTTGATATTTGTTAGATTTGAATTGAATATTTGATGCATTTCAATTTATTAAACTGATCATCTTTTACGGGAAGATTCTTAAGCGGGTCTGTTGCAACTCAGCCCAACAGATTTGCCTCACTCATCCCGATTGGGCCTGCTGACGGACTATGTTGTTTTAAACAAAACCAAGGTTCAAGCTCAATATATAAACTCTTTACTTCAAACTTTTTACATATTGTTGGTGGCCCACTATTTTATTCTTTTTAAGGAAAGTCGCATTAGATGGGTTCCATCTAGGCCCCTTCTGTCTTTTAGTTTTTGCAACATTAAACCCACTACTTTTGTGCTGAAAATTTCGACGCCTATCAATTTTTCCCCTTCTATAATAAATGGATAAAAATCACGTGTTATGCCTTGAGGCTTCAACAACATGGTCCCCAACCAAAAATATAGTTTTGGAGGAGACTGAATAATATTCCGAGATactaaattaaattattttatatttttttttataattttatactAAAATTTCAGTAAACTCTGATAATTTACGGGGATCAAAAATCACTCCAGGCTGCCCCCAACCCTGTACAAAAAGTAAACATGACATCCTATCGAACACCATTCTTATaacattttttatattttaatttggtCCAAAAACAATGAATAAAATACTGTTGGATATACTCAACTTTAAGTATCATATGGAGGGAATACAATAATTCTCCAATTAACTTCATTAATATCAAAGTCAACAATCTCAAGAAACTAGGGTCGGCTTGCAGCTCAACAAATATAGTCTTTAAATTATGAGTAACAAATTATTATAATGATACTTGTGATGAAAAATAGGTAATATTGTTGGGATGAGCTAAAGAAATTGaaatccaaaattttaaaattcataagAACAATAAATAATACATTCTtgtaaataatttattttattttgggTTAATACATTTGCTTTGAGAGTTTGAGACataaaagataaaaaaaaaaaaaatgggGTTGATAGCGAGTGAGATGATGAATGTACAAGTGGGAACATGTTCTTAATGCCACCAATCAATTCTTGGAAGCCAGTTTGTTAGCATAACCCCATTGGGCCATACATAAAGCCCACCCACTTTTTCTAGGTGGATCGTCTCCCTCTAAATACGAATAATCACCTCCTGTTGGGGCCAGCCTTCCGTTACATGTCGTTGGTTGGATTAAAACCTTAAACAGCGAACAACCTAGCTACTTGAGCATTGCTTGTAACATGTTTCCTACGTTTTTGGTCCCGCTGTAAAATTAACTGGTTACATGTTTTTCTTCTGTCTTATCGAATGTTTTAGTTTTAATTCTCATAGGTTACAAGAACATTACAAAACAAAAACAAGAGGGAAAAAAAAATCAAACCCCTAAAATATAATATAAGGTTTCACTATTTATCATTCGTTATAAGAACTTGCAGTTGCTAAAAAAAAAAAAGATTACTCAACTTCACAGTCAGAGTTGGGGACCCGTTAACATAACAACGCACCCTGGAACGTGGGAATTCAAAGTCGCGCGAACTACTACAAGGTAAAAAACCAACTTTTTGTTATTTTGTGAACAAACAATATCACGTCGTGCCTATGTTACATCTACGGACCGCCGTTCACACGAGCATATATAATTTATACTCAGCTTTTCAAATTACAAAAAGGAGAAATAAATCAAATCCatcaatatttatattattatattacaAATAAATTGATTCTTCATCACTCAATCCAGATCAAGCTGATGAGAACATTTAAATataatcttaaaaaaaatattacaagGTTCGAATTTTACCatcaatatattaaaattaaaatttataatatatattgatAAAAATAACCGTGATGCATGTAAAATTATTATATTAGGGTTATAAGGTCGAATCCCAagaataatatattaatattatatacTATAATATATAAAGATATCGGGCATCGTACGGTTATATACAACAAGTAAATTTTAATATACAGATTCAGTATTTATCATCGTTGTTATAAGAACTTTGGTTGAGTTAAAATTTCACGAGACTAACAAGTAGAGTTATAGTATCATATGTGTAGGTATTTCTTTTGCATGATAAATACTTCAACAAAAATACAAATCAAGAACCTTGTACCTTAGGTAATTGTTTAGGGAAATTTCATATAATATGCATCAAGTTCTTACAGGGAAATTTCATATAATATGCATCAAGTTCTTACAAAGTTTCAAATTTGGAACAAACTTTCTACTTACTGAGGTCAACTGCAGTAGTAATTTACACAAAAGGAAACCCCGTACCAAAAACTAACTAGTAAAATTTTAGATAGCTAATTCAACTGCCAAATCTTCATTAAATTGGTCTCCATTACCCCCATATTATCATCTTGAAATATCATTTGGTGGAGGGTAGGCAAGCTGCTCCGTCTCCCAGTTAAGCTTTGAAGCAATTCTTTCATGGCAAGGTACATATTCCTTCAATGAATAAACGATAAAACAAAGTCAATGCTTTACCAGAAGGAAGGCAGTATCTGAACTTTTAAGCAATTATCTATAAAACAAAGTTAAAACGATTCATTTCGATGTAAAAATTACTGTGTAGGAAAATGAAGGGaattcttttattttctgaagaGAACACCTCCAATTTTTTGACCAATTCCTTTGCCATTGGTGCAGATACAATGATATTGCGCGCATTAGGGCTAATGAAGCCTTCTTCCACAGCTTTGTCGATGAATGACAGTAAAGAGTTGTAGTATCCATCAACATTGAGCAACCCCACCtgccaaaatgttgaacaaagtTCACCTTTCAGATGAAGGAACCTCTTAGACATGATTTAAGAAACCATTAAATTGCAGGTACCGGTTTATCATGGATGCCAAGTTGCGCCCAGGTTATAACTTCAAGTAGCTCCTCTAGAGTGCCATAACCACCTGCATGTTCATGAAACTATCTACTTTAGTGCCCTGTTTATATATTAACAGTCTAGAATTGCCAAGTAACATATTCATTCAACACTCTATTTGTTCACTCTCTAATTATGAGTAAGAAATGGTGGTTCAAATACAAAATATCTAATGATCTATAATACGCGGTGCATGCATGTGTTTTCAAGTTAGAATCGCTATTTGTTCTTGGTCATTCTCTAGGATGATTAAAAGGTCCAAATCCCTACATGTAACTATCTTTATACTATGCTCATATTCATAAGTACTGGCTACTGGAAATGAACCCCTACCAACCATATCTAATCACTTGAAAGTAAGGTAATAAGTTGGACCGGCACTTTCATTATTCAGGACATAATATTTATTGCATATTACCCCCATCCTCTGTTATATCAGAGGCATAATCTTGTAGCAACATATGCATAGTCATATTTCCAGGCATCCAGAAACTGACCATTGCAAATTCAGGACCACGAGAGAGTCCTTGAAAGAATTGAAAATGAGTACCCACCACACTTGGCCATTGACAGTAGCA
It contains:
- the LOC141720642 gene encoding cytokinin riboside 5'-monophosphate phosphoribohydrolase LOG3-like isoform X3; the protein is MGLISQAVHKGGRHVIGVIPKTLMPRELTGETVGEVKAVAGMHQRKAEMARHSDAFIALPGGYGTLEELLEVITWAQLGIHDKPVGLLNVDGYYNSLLSFIDKAVEEGFISPNARNIIVSAPMAKELVKKLEEYVPCHERIASKLNWETEQLAYPPPNDISR